The following coding sequences lie in one Synechococcus sp. PCC 7336 genomic window:
- the recF gene encoding DNA replication/repair protein RecF — MYLRSLHLRHFRNYTDQLATFESPKTILVGDNAQGKSNLLEAVELLATLASHRANRDREFVQNTHPVGALAAELDRHGTLHELSIDLRAQGRRSLRVDGQLVRRRAEFLGQLNAVNFSSLDLDLVRGSPSTRRDWLDGILLQLEPVYGEILDQYRQVLKQRNALLKSPTVPNESTLAAWNAQLVATGTRAIRRRSRLLQRLQPLASQWHAAISGDRETLRVTYEPQVAIATPNPTALEVEDVFWQAIAEKTTAERLRGTSLVGPHRDDVQLIVNDAPARQYGSQGQQRTLVLSLKLAELELIETVVGDSPLLLLDDVLAELDLQRQDRLLDAIGNRVQTLVTATHLGNFDARWLDAAQIVTVRQGSLDFGSS; from the coding sequence TTGTATCTGCGATCGCTTCACCTGCGCCACTTTCGCAACTACACCGACCAACTGGCCACCTTCGAGTCGCCAAAAACCATTTTGGTGGGAGATAACGCGCAGGGGAAATCGAACTTACTCGAAGCCGTGGAGCTGTTGGCGACACTCGCCTCCCATCGAGCCAACCGCGATCGCGAATTCGTCCAAAACACCCACCCGGTAGGAGCGCTCGCCGCCGAGCTCGATCGCCACGGTACCCTACACGAACTTTCAATTGACCTGCGCGCCCAAGGGCGGCGATCGCTGCGGGTAGATGGCCAACTGGTGCGGCGGCGGGCAGAATTTCTCGGACAGCTCAACGCCGTCAACTTCTCTAGCCTCGACCTCGACTTAGTCCGGGGTAGCCCCAGCACCCGCCGCGACTGGCTGGACGGCATTTTGCTGCAACTGGAGCCCGTCTACGGCGAAATTCTCGACCAATATCGACAGGTGCTCAAACAGCGCAATGCCCTGCTCAAATCCCCCACAGTCCCTAACGAAAGCACTCTAGCGGCTTGGAATGCCCAATTGGTGGCGACCGGCACCCGCGCGATTCGACGGCGATCGCGACTGCTGCAGCGACTGCAGCCCCTTGCCAGCCAGTGGCACGCCGCCATCAGTGGCGATCGCGAAACTCTGAGGGTGACCTACGAGCCGCAAGTGGCGATCGCCACACCCAACCCCACCGCCCTAGAGGTAGAGGATGTCTTTTGGCAGGCGATCGCCGAAAAAACAACCGCCGAGCGGCTGCGGGGCACATCGCTGGTGGGGCCGCATCGGGACGACGTTCAGTTGATTGTCAACGATGCCCCCGCGCGCCAATACGGGTCGCAGGGGCAGCAGCGCACGCTGGTCCTCTCGCTCAAATTGGCCGAACTGGAACTGATTGAAACGGTCGTGGGCGACTCGCCCCTACTGTTGCTGGACGATGTTTTGGCAGAACTGGACTTGCAGCGCCAAGATCGCCTCCTCGATGCGATCGGCAACCGCGTTCAAACTCTGGTGACTGCCACGCATTTAGGCAATTTCGATGCCCGCTGGCTAGATGCTGCCCAAATTGTCACCGTGCGCCAGGGCAGCCTCGATTTTGGCTCGTCGTGA
- a CDS encoding aldo/keto reductase, whose product MHYYTLGQTGLKVSRLALGTMTFGDDWGWGADETNARQLFDTYLEAGGNFIDTADLYTNGNSERMLGRFIQATDSRDRVVITTKFSYSAQPDNPNAGGNGRKNILRAVEGSLQRLGTDYIDLYMLHTWDRVTPAEEVVRTLDDLVRSGKVRHVALSDVPAWYAAQAQTIARERHLEPISTIQLEYSLVERNIEFEYVPLVRALGSGITVWSPLASGLLSGKYKPSQDGAEGLGRLATVADSGNPAFNKFTERNWEIVAELEKVANELGRSMAQVAVNWVTNRPGVASVLMGATKLHQLEDNLGALDFEIPTELQQRLDAASKPETRFPYTFFEPEIQSTIAGGATVGDKPAGYHQPILITGSGGGVTASDT is encoded by the coding sequence ATGCATTATTATACGCTCGGTCAAACAGGGCTGAAAGTCAGCCGTCTGGCCCTCGGCACCATGACCTTTGGGGATGATTGGGGCTGGGGAGCCGATGAAACCAATGCCCGTCAGTTGTTTGACACCTACCTCGAAGCGGGGGGCAACTTCATCGATACTGCGGATCTATACACCAACGGCAATAGCGAGCGGATGCTGGGCCGCTTCATTCAAGCAACCGATAGCCGCGATCGCGTTGTCATCACCACCAAATTTAGCTACAGCGCCCAACCCGACAATCCCAATGCTGGGGGGAACGGACGCAAGAATATCCTGCGGGCGGTGGAAGGGTCTCTGCAACGTTTGGGGACGGATTACATCGATCTCTATATGCTGCACACCTGGGATCGAGTCACCCCGGCAGAGGAGGTGGTTCGCACCCTCGACGATCTGGTGCGTTCCGGCAAGGTCCGCCACGTAGCCCTATCCGATGTCCCGGCTTGGTATGCAGCCCAGGCTCAAACGATTGCCCGAGAGCGCCATTTAGAACCGATAAGTACCATCCAGTTGGAATACTCCCTGGTGGAGCGCAACATTGAATTTGAATATGTCCCCCTAGTTCGGGCACTCGGCAGCGGCATCACGGTGTGGTCGCCCCTAGCTAGCGGGCTACTGTCCGGAAAATACAAACCTTCCCAGGATGGGGCAGAGGGATTGGGACGTTTAGCCACTGTCGCGGATAGTGGCAACCCCGCCTTCAATAAGTTCACAGAGCGGAACTGGGAGATTGTGGCTGAGTTAGAAAAGGTGGCCAATGAGTTGGGACGCTCTATGGCTCAGGTAGCTGTCAACTGGGTGACCAACCGACCTGGCGTTGCTTCGGTGCTGATGGGTGCAACCAAGCTACATCAACTCGAAGACAATCTGGGCGCGCTCGATTTTGAGATTCCTACCGAGTTGCAGCAGCGATTGGATGCGGCGAGTAAACCCGAGACGCGCTTCCCTTATACCTTCTTCGAGCCTGAAATTCAGAGCACGATCGCTGGTGGCGCGACAGTGGGCGACAAACCTGCGGGCTACCACCAACCCATCTTGATAACAGGCAGCGGGGGAGGGGTAACAGCCAGCGACACATAA
- the tnpA gene encoding IS200/IS605 family transposase, producing the protein MSLKRGYRNVYDLNIHLVLVTKYRARVINQEMLSRLKEIFEQTCQKWNCTLVEFNGEVDRVHLLIEFPPDVALSKLVNNLKTVSSRLIRKQFPERVAQFFQKPVFWTGTYFIASTGGVTLEQIKQYVEQQNSPAQSVGVEPTD; encoded by the coding sequence ATGTCATTAAAACGAGGCTACAGAAACGTTTACGATCTAAATATTCATTTAGTGCTCGTGACAAAGTACAGGGCCAGAGTCATCAATCAGGAGATGCTGAGCAGGCTGAAAGAGATCTTTGAGCAGACCTGTCAAAAGTGGAATTGCACTCTAGTCGAGTTCAACGGTGAGGTAGATCGCGTTCATCTGCTGATTGAGTTCCCGCCTGATGTAGCGCTTAGTAAGCTGGTCAACAACCTCAAAACGGTATCGAGTCGGTTGATTCGTAAACAGTTTCCTGAACGGGTCGCACAGTTCTTCCAAAAGCCGGTCTTTTGGACTGGTACATACTTCATCGCCTCAACAGGAGGCGTTACTCTTGAACAGATTAAGCAGTATGTTGAGCAACAAAACTCTCCTGCTCAGTCGGTGGGCGTTGAACCCACCGACTGA
- a CDS encoding RNA-guided endonuclease TnpB family protein: MLLTYQYKLKPTEAQAAVMEVWGERLRRHWNYALGERLDAFYRSRCQIDRCSIVAEPIGDIPKEVNYYTQASALKETKRLFPDYKGIYADCQQQNLMRLDRAWKRWRKPDRNGKRGGRPRFKKRSDICSFTFPRVNNPKAGAHLTGNVLQLSKIGEIELILHRPIPEGFVLKQATLVRKADGWYVSFSMADETVPEALPVERVKTACGIDVGLEKFLVTSEGEAVSMPQFFRQSQQRLARQQKKLARMQKGSENYKRQANEVARLHLHVSRQRREFHYQVAHWLCDLYDLISFEGLNIRGLARTRLAKSILDAAWGGFLQILQAVAVKRGKRTVEVNPRGTSIECCGCGERVKKTLSERVHRCGCGVVIDRDWNAGINIKVRGLRAVGLPLSGCGGLSAGMPVKQQLSLVSLRSSR, from the coding sequence ATGCTACTCACGTATCAGTACAAACTCAAGCCGACCGAAGCTCAGGCCGCCGTCATGGAGGTCTGGGGCGAGCGGCTGCGCCGTCACTGGAACTATGCCCTAGGTGAACGACTCGATGCGTTCTACCGCAGTCGCTGCCAGATTGACCGATGCAGCATCGTGGCTGAACCGATCGGTGACATTCCAAAGGAGGTGAACTACTACACTCAAGCATCAGCACTGAAGGAGACCAAACGACTGTTCCCGGACTACAAAGGCATCTATGCCGACTGTCAGCAGCAGAACCTGATGCGGCTTGACAGGGCATGGAAACGCTGGAGGAAGCCCGATCGGAACGGCAAGCGGGGTGGGCGACCTCGGTTCAAAAAGCGGAGTGATATCTGCTCGTTCACGTTTCCGAGAGTGAACAACCCCAAAGCGGGCGCACACCTGACGGGGAATGTGTTGCAGCTCTCGAAGATTGGCGAGATTGAGCTGATTCTGCATCGTCCAATCCCTGAAGGCTTCGTTCTCAAGCAGGCGACGTTGGTGAGGAAGGCCGATGGCTGGTATGTCAGCTTCTCGATGGCGGATGAAACCGTTCCTGAAGCGCTGCCAGTGGAGCGGGTCAAAACGGCCTGCGGTATCGATGTGGGACTGGAGAAGTTCCTGGTCACATCCGAGGGGGAAGCGGTCAGCATGCCGCAGTTCTTTCGCCAGTCTCAGCAGCGTTTGGCCCGTCAGCAAAAGAAGCTGGCTCGGATGCAGAAAGGGTCTGAGAACTATAAAAGACAGGCGAACGAGGTCGCTCGACTTCATCTGCATGTATCGCGCCAGCGGCGTGAGTTTCACTATCAGGTCGCTCACTGGCTTTGCGACCTCTACGACCTCATCAGCTTTGAGGGGCTCAACATCCGAGGGCTGGCGAGAACCCGATTGGCGAAGTCGATCCTGGATGCCGCGTGGGGTGGCTTTCTTCAGATTCTGCAAGCAGTGGCGGTAAAACGCGGCAAGCGGACGGTTGAAGTTAACCCACGCGGAACAAGCATCGAGTGCTGCGGTTGTGGCGAGAGGGTGAAAAAGACTCTCAGTGAACGGGTTCATCGTTGCGGTTGTGGCGTTGTCATTGACCGGGACTGGAACGCGGGAATCAACATCAAAGTTCGTGGACTCAGGGCGGTTGGACTACCGCTTTCTGGCTGTGGAGGCTTATCCGCTGGGATGCCTGTGAAACAGCAACTCTCACTCGTGAGTCTGAGAAGCTCCCGCTAG
- a CDS encoding Gfo/Idh/MocA family protein: MTHRVQVAAICDPVPGRARAAADKFGVAKAFESYAELLDANCIDAVTIASPIGLHYQQGKMAIARGIHIHFNKTMSTTVAEANELIELAKQNSVKIVASPGEMLRPIYQKIRQLVVEGALGVPTWAAAGAAFGRYHEEESVRQGSDILSNVNPAWYFRSPGGGPLYDMAVYGLHVLTGIFGAAKRVTAFSGIRLPMRELRGETVSCEMDDNTLMLLDFGDSLFGFIYGVAAGEFSKEHVGQPTIFGTKGVIRGNAIDGRPIDYPGKDREGIDSDYVILPHVVGKHRQIEEPHVFEDIMQLVDWILDDRPTIVTAEHARHAIEIIEATYRAARTGKTQTLQTTFEPWV; encoded by the coding sequence CTGACTCATCGAGTCCAGGTCGCCGCCATTTGCGATCCCGTTCCCGGTCGGGCACGAGCCGCTGCAGATAAATTTGGGGTCGCTAAGGCGTTTGAGAGCTATGCAGAATTGCTCGATGCCAATTGTATAGATGCAGTCACGATCGCCTCTCCCATTGGCCTGCACTATCAACAGGGGAAAATGGCGATCGCCCGTGGAATTCACATCCACTTTAATAAAACAATGTCCACGACTGTGGCAGAAGCGAACGAGTTGATTGAACTGGCCAAACAAAATAGTGTCAAAATCGTGGCTTCTCCCGGTGAAATGTTGCGGCCTATCTACCAAAAAATTCGCCAATTAGTTGTAGAGGGAGCCTTGGGGGTGCCCACCTGGGCTGCGGCAGGGGCCGCGTTTGGGCGCTATCACGAAGAAGAATCCGTGCGGCAGGGGAGCGATATTCTCTCGAATGTCAATCCAGCCTGGTACTTTCGCTCGCCAGGAGGAGGGCCGCTGTACGACATGGCCGTTTACGGACTTCACGTTTTGACGGGAATTTTCGGTGCGGCAAAACGGGTGACAGCGTTCTCGGGGATTCGCCTTCCGATGCGAGAGTTGCGGGGGGAGACAGTGTCCTGCGAGATGGACGACAACACGCTGATGCTCTTAGATTTTGGCGACTCGCTGTTCGGCTTTATTTATGGGGTGGCGGCGGGAGAGTTCTCGAAGGAGCATGTCGGGCAACCGACGATCTTCGGGACAAAGGGGGTCATTCGAGGAAATGCGATCGACGGGCGACCGATTGATTATCCGGGCAAAGATAGGGAGGGAATCGACTCGGATTACGTCATTTTGCCGCATGTGGTGGGGAAGCATCGTCAGATTGAAGAGCCGCACGTGTTTGAAGACATCATGCAATTGGTGGATTGGATTTTGGACGATCGCCCGACGATTGTGACGGCGGAGCACGCTCGCCACGCGATCGAAATTATTGAGGCCACCTATCGGGCTGCCCGCACTGGAAAAACTCAAACTTTACAAACAACGTTTGAGCCTTGGGTTTGA
- a CDS encoding response regulator, whose translation MLDTASLDAITQEARACFLYEDAPEYLVAFERDLQQLALGADTVPEAHTYNGLMRTAHSLKGGAGIAQLPHLQLLAHQIEDLLEALHGGRVEQTQQAHSLLTAGVESANHLIAASIRGGEGGEAAAATDLEIFKLLEQFLETLPEAVEEDRGAAAIAPNDFLIQTALTVDLEECIERVEVALKRGKLSEVVPGFVEECTLLGEALNLAWLAQSVLPLQAAPIEDADTIQTEVREAIATIRERRERLLSPSPAAPNKTESREIASDPVPATPESNPVSDLAIPPSVQQESSGTESTASEIATPGINLRIPVTRLNRINNVLGELLIARERLMLHHRQLQQANRTLHQRAQQLAPLNERISSVYDRLSTNVPTHNSRDRALNQQAATPTDSAASSPEFDALELDRYTELHSTLQDFQELMVRVQETRSDIDVIQLDFGESLESLRQDLDGLRSELTQSRLAPFHTLTDRFFAPLQSLNREYNKSVSLAIEGADIPIDLAILEQLQTPLTQLFRNAFAHGIEDPAERLAAGKSADATITLSAQVQSNRVSLSISDDGRGIDRQAVLDKAIQQRLCSPDAASRLTPQQIYGFLFTPGFSTATATTSLAGRGVGLDIVQLQVDRLRGLVRVSSTPGRGTVFTLSIPLSLNILPLLICRCQQQLLAMPSVKVLEAISLQEYRELGRVEGDRLLWQERSLPLKSLLDLLPYAEQPSSGDCPLALVADMGGTEIALRIDALEGERELVLKPFDTTVPVPGYLAGCTVLGDGRVVPVLDPDLLEELWTASSQLTSTPSIASQTPAPSQADSTDVASTILVADDSIAVRRALTRLLTQAGYQVLECRDGKEALDTFTSSHQAFDLVITDIEMPRLDGFGVLQAIRDRTSSLPVAMLTSRENDRHRQKAFSLGATAYFSKPFQPRDMLLEVEKLLQKQVS comes from the coding sequence GTGCTCGACACCGCCAGTTTAGATGCCATCACCCAAGAGGCCCGTGCCTGTTTTCTCTACGAAGATGCCCCCGAATATCTGGTGGCGTTCGAACGCGATCTGCAGCAGTTGGCGCTGGGGGCAGACACTGTGCCCGAGGCCCATACCTATAACGGTCTGATGCGCACGGCCCATTCTTTGAAAGGGGGGGCGGGAATCGCGCAATTGCCCCATTTGCAACTGCTGGCTCACCAAATCGAGGACTTGTTGGAAGCGCTGCACGGGGGACGGGTGGAGCAAACCCAACAGGCCCACTCGCTGTTGACAGCTGGGGTGGAGAGTGCAAATCATCTGATTGCAGCCTCCATTCGCGGCGGAGAAGGTGGAGAAGCCGCTGCTGCCACTGACCTGGAAATTTTTAAACTGCTCGAACAGTTTCTCGAAACGCTGCCCGAAGCAGTCGAAGAGGATAGGGGGGCGGCGGCGATCGCCCCCAATGATTTTTTGATTCAAACGGCGCTGACGGTGGACTTAGAGGAGTGCATCGAGCGGGTGGAGGTAGCCCTAAAGAGGGGAAAGCTGTCTGAAGTTGTGCCGGGATTTGTGGAGGAATGCACGCTGTTGGGGGAGGCGCTGAATTTAGCGTGGCTGGCGCAGTCGGTATTGCCTTTGCAAGCGGCTCCGATCGAGGATGCCGACACCATCCAGACGGAGGTGCGAGAGGCGATCGCCACCATTCGCGAGCGTCGCGAGCGTCTCCTCTCCCCTTCACCTGCAGCCCCCAACAAAACGGAGTCCCGCGAGATCGCCAGCGATCCGGTCCCCGCTACGCCCGAATCGAATCCCGTTAGCGATCTTGCCATCCCTCCATCTGTGCAACAGGAATCGTCAGGGACCGAATCCACTGCCAGCGAGATCGCGACCCCAGGTATCAACCTGCGCATACCGGTGACGCGGCTGAATCGCATCAACAACGTTCTGGGAGAACTGCTGATTGCCCGCGAACGCCTGATGCTGCACCACCGGCAACTGCAACAAGCCAACCGCACCCTCCATCAGCGGGCACAGCAACTCGCCCCCCTCAACGAGCGCATCTCCTCCGTCTACGATCGCCTCTCCACTAACGTTCCAACCCACAACAGCCGCGATCGCGCCCTCAACCAGCAGGCAGCGACTCCAACGGACTCAGCCGCTTCCAGTCCCGAATTTGATGCCCTAGAACTCGATCGCTACACCGAACTGCACAGCACCCTGCAAGACTTCCAGGAACTGATGGTGCGGGTCCAGGAAACCCGCTCGGATATTGATGTCATTCAACTGGACTTTGGCGAATCGCTGGAAAGCCTGCGCCAAGACTTGGACGGACTGCGCTCGGAACTGACGCAATCCCGGCTAGCCCCCTTCCACACCCTGACCGATCGCTTCTTCGCCCCACTGCAATCCCTCAACCGCGAGTACAACAAGTCTGTGTCTCTGGCGATCGAAGGGGCAGATATTCCCATCGATCTCGCCATTCTCGAACAGTTGCAAACCCCCTTAACCCAACTGTTTCGCAATGCCTTTGCCCACGGCATCGAAGACCCGGCAGAGCGGCTAGCTGCAGGCAAATCTGCCGACGCAACCATTACCCTATCGGCCCAGGTGCAAAGCAATCGAGTCTCCCTCTCCATCTCGGATGACGGACGCGGCATCGATCGCCAGGCCGTTCTGGACAAAGCCATTCAGCAGAGACTGTGCTCGCCCGACGCAGCCAGCCGTCTCACCCCCCAACAAATCTACGGTTTTCTGTTTACCCCCGGTTTTTCCACCGCCACGGCCACCACGTCTCTAGCCGGTCGTGGCGTCGGTCTCGACATCGTCCAACTGCAGGTCGATCGCCTGCGGGGGCTGGTGCGCGTCAGTTCCACCCCCGGTCGGGGGACCGTGTTTACCCTCTCCATTCCGCTATCGCTGAATATCCTGCCGCTCTTGATTTGCCGCTGCCAGCAGCAGTTACTGGCGATGCCGTCGGTCAAGGTTTTAGAAGCCATTAGTCTGCAGGAATATCGGGAATTGGGCCGGGTGGAGGGCGATCGCCTTCTCTGGCAAGAGCGATCGCTGCCGTTGAAGTCTCTACTCGATCTGCTGCCCTATGCCGAGCAGCCTTCTTCTGGGGATTGTCCCCTTGCATTGGTGGCGGATATGGGGGGAACGGAGATCGCGCTGAGAATCGATGCTTTAGAAGGCGAGCGAGAGTTAGTGCTCAAGCCTTTCGATACCACCGTCCCCGTCCCCGGATATCTAGCAGGCTGTACGGTGCTGGGAGACGGTCGGGTGGTGCCGGTGCTAGACCCCGATCTGCTAGAAGAATTATGGACGGCTTCCAGTCAACTGACCTCGACGCCTTCGATCGCTTCTCAAACGCCTGCCCCATCCCAGGCTGACAGCACAGATGTGGCATCCACCATTTTGGTCGCAGATGATTCCATTGCCGTTCGGCGCGCCCTCACCCGTCTTTTGACGCAAGCGGGCTATCAAGTGCTTGAATGTCGCGATGGTAAAGAAGCGCTAGACACCTTCACCAGCAGCCACCAAGCGTTCGATTTGGTGATTACCGATATTGAAATGCCTCGTTTGGATGGGTTTGGGGTGTTGCAGGCGATTCGCGATCGCACTTCGTCTCTGCCCGTGGCGATGCTGACCTCGCGGGAAAACGATCGCCATCGCCAAAAAGCCTTCAGTTTAGGGGCTACTGCCTATTTCTCCAAGCCATTTCAGCCGCGAGACATGTTGTTGGAGGTGGAAAAACTATTGCAAAAGCAAGTTAGTTGA
- a CDS encoding methyl-accepting chemotaxis protein, giving the protein MTATNSRLSNSRSSLASVSTTGFTPDINQLIAQISQAHTLEQAGNIEAAKELYWQVVESDPNGSLGTSARRALDALEIAHPAELRTKPVEELASFSPRFGSSSTPAVESLRMPEPKSKGLWSRLANLPVRGKQYVGLFSSELFSVFGLAGLSMVLLVTSSQTQLRSQAESELAVNDINYNIKINQMGFGFRGQSDNAAVIAAASAYSNGEELSPELKAQVEAILRNEISARRIEYATLVGADRRIIASANADRRGEAFDPDGLVTAVLANPEQIKTSEIVSWEDLTRENPPLPEGLTEGEDALVRYTVTPVRAEGRVVGALVSGDIVNQKFAIAANTVNAFDGGYSAVYQVEGDGDYVLSTAFVSDSSNDDSMQAARTAARTDLDRLELPDVSILERAIAAEGEIVTAQAQRIGDAKYTLAASALTDFSGNPVAVMVRGTPEATAGALVRRNIGLQAGIAVLAVGMDFLLAGWLTRSFVRPIKKLIQATKDFAKGDRTVRAEVIASDEIGALTQNFNEMAANIGQQEQAMAEQSQQRQAEADFQRQEKEQLQREVVQLLLDIEGAREGDLTVRAKVDSGEMGSVGDAFNATVRNLQDLVSKVQTTSEQVQTSANQSEESVQKLAREATNQARAILTALTSVEGMSQSIQTVAESAQEAADIAHLTLEATQEGEATMDQTVSSIDNIRNSAAETSKKVKRLAESSQEISKIVGIISSISEKTNLLAFNASIEAARAGENGQGFRIVADEVRRLAERVTESTKEIEQLVTTIQAETGDVLQQMEASTTHVVEGTQLVSRTKSTLQRLASISQKADELLQSISRSTESQTAASAAVTQTMQEVVAIAQNTSAESQEMSESLQELVGVASNLQASVSKFQVEAQ; this is encoded by the coding sequence ATGACTGCCACCAACTCCCGTCTTTCCAACTCCCGCTCCTCTCTCGCAAGCGTCTCTACGACTGGCTTTACCCCCGACATCAATCAACTCATCGCCCAGATTTCTCAAGCACATACCTTGGAACAAGCGGGAAATATTGAAGCGGCGAAAGAACTATACTGGCAAGTTGTAGAGAGCGATCCCAATGGCAGTTTGGGGACCAGTGCCCGCAGAGCCTTGGATGCTCTGGAGATTGCTCATCCTGCCGAGCTAAGGACGAAGCCAGTCGAAGAGCTGGCTAGCTTCAGCCCTCGATTTGGCTCCAGTTCCACTCCTGCGGTTGAAAGCCTGAGGATGCCCGAGCCCAAGTCAAAAGGCTTATGGAGTCGGCTGGCGAACCTACCCGTGCGCGGCAAGCAGTATGTGGGTTTGTTTAGCTCGGAATTGTTTTCCGTCTTCGGTCTGGCCGGTTTGAGCATGGTGTTGTTGGTAACCAGTAGCCAGACCCAGCTGCGATCGCAGGCCGAATCGGAACTCGCCGTTAACGACATCAACTACAACATCAAAATCAACCAAATGGGTTTCGGTTTCCGGGGCCAGTCGGATAATGCGGCGGTGATTGCAGCAGCTTCGGCTTATAGCAATGGCGAAGAGCTGTCTCCCGAACTCAAAGCGCAAGTGGAAGCCATTCTGCGCAATGAAATTAGTGCCCGCAGGATCGAGTATGCGACCTTGGTGGGGGCCGATCGCCGCATTATTGCCAGTGCCAATGCCGATCGCCGTGGCGAAGCGTTCGACCCCGACGGTTTGGTCACCGCAGTCTTGGCCAATCCAGAGCAAATCAAGACCAGCGAAATCGTCAGTTGGGAAGATCTAACGCGAGAAAATCCCCCCTTGCCAGAGGGCCTGACAGAGGGTGAAGACGCCCTCGTACGCTATACCGTCACACCGGTCAGAGCGGAAGGTCGGGTGGTTGGCGCTCTCGTCTCGGGAGACATCGTCAACCAAAAATTCGCGATCGCGGCCAACACGGTCAACGCATTTGACGGTGGCTACAGTGCCGTTTATCAGGTGGAAGGCGATGGGGACTACGTTTTATCCACCGCATTTGTCAGTGACAGTTCCAACGATGATTCCATGCAAGCAGCTCGAACGGCTGCCCGAACCGATCTCGATCGTCTCGAACTGCCCGATGTGTCGATTCTGGAGCGGGCGATCGCCGCTGAGGGCGAGATTGTCACCGCTCAAGCCCAAAGAATTGGGGATGCGAAATACACGCTGGCCGCCAGCGCCCTAACAGATTTTTCTGGCAATCCCGTGGCGGTGATGGTACGGGGTACTCCCGAAGCAACTGCTGGGGCACTGGTGCGACGCAATATTGGTTTACAAGCGGGCATTGCCGTTTTAGCAGTGGGGATGGACTTTCTATTGGCCGGTTGGCTGACCCGGTCGTTTGTGCGCCCGATCAAAAAACTGATACAGGCCACAAAGGACTTTGCCAAGGGCGATCGCACCGTTCGTGCCGAAGTGATTGCCAGCGACGAAATTGGCGCACTGACGCAAAACTTTAACGAAATGGCCGCAAACATCGGCCAGCAAGAGCAGGCTATGGCCGAGCAATCGCAGCAGCGACAAGCGGAGGCTGACTTCCAACGACAGGAGAAAGAGCAACTGCAGCGGGAAGTGGTGCAACTGCTGCTGGACATTGAAGGGGCGAGGGAAGGGGACTTGACCGTTAGAGCCAAGGTGGACAGTGGCGAAATGGGTTCGGTGGGGGATGCCTTTAACGCCACAGTGCGCAACCTGCAGGACTTGGTGTCTAAAGTCCAAACCACCTCCGAACAGGTGCAAACCTCCGCCAACCAAAGTGAAGAGTCGGTGCAAAAGCTAGCGCGGGAAGCCACCAACCAGGCTCGGGCCATTTTGACAGCCCTAACTTCGGTAGAAGGCATGAGCCAATCGATTCAGACGGTGGCGGAATCCGCGCAGGAGGCAGCCGATATTGCCCACTTGACCCTGGAGGCCACCCAAGAGGGCGAAGCCACCATGGACCAAACGGTCAGCAGCATCGACAATATCCGCAACAGTGCCGCCGAAACCTCCAAGAAGGTGAAGCGACTGGCGGAATCCTCCCAAGAGATTTCCAAGATTGTCGGGATTATTTCCAGCATTTCGGAAAAAACCAACCTGCTGGCCTTTAACGCCTCAATTGAGGCGGCTCGGGCGGGGGAAAACGGCCAAGGCTTCCGCATTGTGGCGGACGAAGTCAGACGGCTGGCGGAACGGGTGACGGAATCCACCAAAGAAATCGAACAGCTCGTCACCACGATTCAGGCTGAAACCGGCGACGTGTTACAGCAGATGGAAGCCAGCACCACCCACGTGGTGGAAGGGACGCAATTGGTCAGCCGCACTAAGAGCACGCTGCAGCGTCTAGCCTCCATCAGTCAGAAGGCAGACGAACTGCTGCAGTCCATTTCTAGAAGTACTGAATCTCAGACCGCAGCTTCGGCAGCGGTGACCCAAACCATGCAGGAGGTGGTGGCGATCGCCCAAAACACGTCCGCCGAATCGCAAGAGATGTCAGAGTCGCTGCAGGAACTGGTGGGGGTGGCGTCGAACTTGCAGGCATCGGTTTCGAAGTTCCAGGTTGAGGCTCAGTAG